Genomic DNA from Acidobacteriota bacterium:
GTTCTTGTCCGCGGGGCTTCGCCCCGCCGGCCCCCCCTACACGCTCGCTCGCGGGGCCCATTCGCCCCGCTCCGCTCGCGTGGCTCACTCGCTGCGCTCGTTCGCGTCTGACGCCGCGTTCCCGCTTTCATCTGAGCGTCCTCGTCTTGCGCAGGAACCACGAGTCGTAGACGACCAGGCCGAACGACACGGCGAACGCCGTGACGGCCGCGAGCAGGCTTGCGATCCCGTCCTCCCGCCCGTACAGGGCCAGGCACCAGACGCCGAACAGCACGGCGAGGGCCGCGGAGAGGAGGATCAGCAGCGCATGGAACCACCTGAGGTTCATTCGTGAATCCAGTAGCCGCTGCTGTGCGTGACGGCGGGAAGGGCCAGCAGCGCGGCGAAGAACACCGCGGTCAGCACGAGGACCGCGTAGATCAGCTTCTTCTCGGAGATCAGGTGCATGAAGTAGCACGCGACAAGCGATCCCTTGACGGTCGCGACGAGCAGCGCCACGGTCACGGCAATCGGCACGGGAAGGTGGAGGTATGAGACCGCCACCGTGATGATGGTCAGGGCCATGAGCGCGACGAAGACGGTGATGTAGACCCTGACGTGCCTGTCGATCTCCGCTGCGTGATCGCCCGCCATGGCTGCGTGGTCGCTCGTCATTGCCGCCGCCTACAGAAGATACAGAGTGGGGAAGAGAAAGATCCAGACCAGATCCACGAAATGCCAGAAGAGGCCCGAGTTCTCGACCCGGTTGGTGAGCCACACCGGATTCGTCTTCCAGAGCTTCGCGCCGGGGCCCCACAGATAGGCGTTCACCACCATCCCGCCGAACACGTGGAGCATGTGCAGGCCGGTCAGGGTGAAGTAGATGGCCAGGAAGTTGCTGGTGCCGGGATACAACCCGTCGTGGAACTTGTGGCTGTATTCGAAATACTTGACGACGAGGAAGACGAACCCGAGCAGGATCGTCGCCCCCATGTATATCCGATACGTTCCGAAGCGGGCGCGCATCAGCGACGCCCAGGCCATGACCATCGTGACGGAGGACGAAATCAGGACGATCGTGTTGAACGTGGCCAGCGGGACGTTCAGAATCGTGTCTCCCCGCGGCCAGCTCGGCGCCCCCGATCGGATCAGGATGTAGCTCGCGAAGAGGGCTCCGAACAGCATGACCTCCGACGCGAGGAACAGCCAGATGGCGATCTTGCCGTTCGTCAGACCCGTGTCGCGGCGAACCTCCACGGTGTAGGGGATCTCCATTACGCCTCGTGCTGCGGCGTGAAGTCCCTCGCCGCGCCGGGAACGCTGTACTCGTAGGGCTCCCGGTACGCCTCCGGGGCCACGCGGAAATTGCCGTGCGGGGGAGGCGAGGGAGCCGCCCACTCGATCGTCGTCGCCTGCCACGGGTTCTCCCCGGCCTGCGCCCCCTTCCGGATGCTCCAGAAGAAATTGAAGATGAAGGGAATCTGGAAGATCGCGAGGATCCACGCGCCCCAGGAGGAGACCACGTTCAGGTGGAGGACCGGCTGCGCGAAGGCGTAGGTGGCCCCACCGTCGAACAGGCGCCGCGAGACGCCGGCCAGCCCCATGAGGAACATCGGCATGAAGATGACGTTCATGCAGACGAGCGAGCCGAAGAAGTGGATCTTGCCGAGCGTCTCGTTCATCATCCGCCCGGTGGCCTTCGGAAACCAGTAGTAGATCCCCGCGAACAGGCCGAAGATCGTGCCCGGCGCGACGACGTAGTGGAAGTGGCCGATGACGTAGTTCGTGT
This window encodes:
- a CDS encoding cytochrome C oxidase subunit IV family protein gives rise to the protein MTSDHAAMAGDHAAEIDRHVRVYITVFVALMALTIITVAVSYLHLPVPIAVTVALLVATVKGSLVACYFMHLISEKKLIYAVLVLTAVFFAALLALPAVTHSSGYWIHE
- a CDS encoding cytochrome c oxidase subunit 3, with the translated sequence MEIPYTVEVRRDTGLTNGKIAIWLFLASEVMLFGALFASYILIRSGAPSWPRGDTILNVPLATFNTIVLISSSVTMVMAWASLMRARFGTYRIYMGATILLGFVFLVVKYFEYSHKFHDGLYPGTSNFLAIYFTLTGLHMLHVFGGMVVNAYLWGPGAKLWKTNPVWLTNRVENSGLFWHFVDLVWIFLFPTLYLL